The following coding sequences lie in one Nitrospiraceae bacterium genomic window:
- a CDS encoding DNA internalization-related competence protein ComEC/Rec2: protein MFGIIYAFFRYSPEIDMQGISGKEFIASGVFISEPVRNLSPYSVDSEEFIQKFETNSISINLISEDEFEVGKNYKLLIKTNRDNTRLNPGMIKNENLYARLINIIEYPDTTKSISIWSSLQKSRGKLNKYIYENFKPDSGALIASITTGQRTGMSEELKQAFNSTGLTHILSVSGTHFGLFSVFLFGIFRFLINLLPHRFLQRITVYLAPSQLSALLCLPFMIAYLGISGTSTPALRSFIMISLFLAGLLIGRKGFWLNSLLFAAVVIMLWQPDSVLTLSFQLSFIAVLFIGFFIEHEYENIKTKSSIKEIIKNTVFITLAASLGTASLVAYHFHYFSIISPATNLFITPFIGFVLLPISLISGFSFLITEHYIFTDLNRMLADFTVYLVLKSGSIPFTNIAIPAFPVFLVILFYAGAVFYFVKKNKYALIIPSVILIVFVLISTLNKSSGVSVTYLDVGQGDSSVITLPDNKIIVMDSGRTGKETASFLKYKGRKTIDVLVLTHPHPDHIGGINYLAGNFSIKEIWDNGRFSYTEEILEDITHKTLQRGDVYKSKGYFIFVLHPYKEFYTLNGDEYNEENNSSLVIRIAGKNKSFIFTGDVEEEAEEDIAHLDKWIKSSVIKIPHHGSRTSASDVFLNAVSPEIAVISAGRDNSFGHPHQEMVEKLSAVKILRTDRNGAVKITARDDQLEVKTYKDFQFEKTKTFSGEIKNIRALFTLW from the coding sequence ATGTTCGGAATAATATATGCATTTTTCAGATACTCGCCTGAGATTGACATGCAAGGCATAAGTGGAAAAGAATTTATCGCATCAGGAGTTTTTATATCAGAGCCTGTCAGAAATCTCTCCCCATATTCAGTTGATTCTGAAGAATTCATCCAGAAATTTGAGACAAATTCAATAAGTATAAATTTAATTTCTGAAGATGAATTCGAAGTAGGTAAAAATTATAAACTGCTGATAAAAACAAACAGAGACAATACAAGACTGAACCCGGGAATGATAAAAAATGAAAATCTATATGCAAGACTGATAAATATCATCGAATATCCTGATACTACTAAAAGTATATCTATATGGTCATCGCTTCAAAAATCAAGGGGCAAGCTCAACAAATACATATATGAAAATTTTAAACCCGATTCAGGTGCGTTGATTGCCTCAATAACAACAGGGCAGAGAACTGGCATGAGTGAAGAACTCAAGCAGGCATTCAACTCAACAGGACTTACTCACATATTAAGCGTGTCAGGGACACATTTTGGACTTTTTTCTGTCTTTTTATTTGGCATCTTCAGATTCTTGATAAACCTGCTTCCCCATAGGTTTTTGCAGAGGATTACTGTTTATCTTGCCCCCTCCCAGTTATCAGCGCTTCTTTGTCTTCCATTTATGATTGCATATCTCGGCATATCAGGGACAAGCACTCCAGCTCTGCGCTCCTTTATCATGATCAGTCTTTTTCTTGCAGGTCTTCTCATAGGAAGAAAAGGATTCTGGTTGAATTCTTTGCTATTTGCGGCAGTTGTCATAATGCTATGGCAGCCAGATTCTGTTTTAACTCTTTCTTTTCAGCTTTCATTTATTGCCGTTTTATTCATAGGATTTTTTATAGAGCATGAGTATGAGAATATAAAAACTAAAAGTTCCATAAAAGAAATTATCAAAAATACTGTTTTTATCACCCTTGCTGCATCACTTGGCACTGCTTCGCTGGTTGCGTATCACTTTCATTATTTTTCTATAATCTCGCCTGCAACAAATCTGTTCATAACTCCTTTTATCGGTTTTGTTCTACTGCCGATATCCCTAATATCAGGATTCTCATTCCTCATAACAGAACATTACATTTTCACTGATTTAAACAGAATGTTAGCTGATTTTACTGTTTATCTTGTTCTTAAATCAGGGAGCATACCTTTTACTAACATAGCTATTCCTGCATTCCCTGTTTTTCTTGTAATCTTATTCTATGCCGGGGCCGTATTCTATTTTGTAAAGAAAAATAAATATGCGCTTATAATCCCTTCAGTCATATTAATTGTCTTCGTATTAATATCAACTCTCAATAAAAGCAGCGGAGTCAGTGTCACATATCTTGATGTAGGTCAGGGCGATTCATCTGTGATAACGCTTCCTGATAACAAAATAATTGTCATGGATTCAGGCAGGACAGGAAAAGAAACAGCTTCATTCCTTAAATACAAAGGGAGGAAAACAATTGACGTGCTTGTTCTTACACATCCTCATCCTGATCATATTGGAGGCATTAATTACCTGGCTGGAAATTTTTCGATTAAAGAGATATGGGATAATGGCAGGTTTTCCTATACTGAAGAAATTTTAGAAGACATAACGCACAAAACACTCCAGAGAGGTGATGTGTACAAAAGCAAGGGATATTTTATTTTTGTTCTCCACCCTTATAAGGAATTTTACACATTAAACGGTGACGAATATAACGAAGAAAACAACAGTTCGCTCGTGATCAGGATTGCAGGAAAAAACAAATCTTTTATCTTTACTGGTGATGTCGAAGAAGAAGCAGAAGAAGACATCGCGCATCTCGATAAATGGATAAAAAGCAGCGTGATAAAAATTCCGCACCACGGCAGCAGGACATCTGCTTCAGATGTTTTTCTTAATGCAGTTTCGCCTGAAATTGCTGTGATAAGCGCAGGAAGAGATAATTCATTCGGTCATCCTCATCAGGAAATGGTCGAGAAACTGAGCGCTGTAAAAATTCTAAGAACAGACAGAAACGGAGCCGTAAAGATAACTGCAAGAGATGATCAGCTTGAGGTTAAGACATATAAGGATTTTCAGTTTGAGAAAACTAAAACTTTCAGCGGCGAGATAAAAAACATTAGAGCACTTTTTACATTGTGGTAG